DNA sequence from the Paenibacillus azoreducens genome:
CAACCCAGCAGGCCGCCAGTTCAAGCACGCCCGTAAAGGTGGCCAGCAGCAGCGCTGTCCGTCTGCGAAGGCCATGGGTAATGAGAAACAAAGCCGTCAGGAAGCCCTCCGGTATATTCTGCAGGCCGATGCTGAGCGCGACGATGGTTCCAAGCTCCTGATTCGTACTCCCATAACTAACCCCTACAGATAGCCCCTCCGGCAGATTATGAAGGGCCATGGCGGAGAGGAACATCAATGAACTTGTCCGGGAATTGTCCGCACCGTGCGAGTTATGCTCAAGATCTTGATGGGGGATAAGCTGCTCCATAAGGGTGAGAACGGCTGTGCCCAGAAGTGTGCCAATGGTCAGAATCCAAAGATTCGACAGTTTCAATGCCGATGGAATCAGTCCGTAGGTCGAAGCGGCGACCATGATACCGGCGGTGAATGCCAGGAGAATATCTCTCCCCCTGTGGGTTACGTTGCTGAACAGCAGCGCCGGCAGCGCGCCCAAAGCGGTGCATATCGATGTGGCCAGACTTCCAAGCAGAACAGTATTCATCGTTTCCTCCCGTTTCCCATGGATTGAAGCTGCTAAAACCTACTTGTACCAAAATATGTGCAAGCTCTGACCAATATGACCGGGGGCTGTCGGCTATGGAGGAGATGTAAGGTTTATCCTTCCAATAGCCGCGGCGGTTTTCGATCTGAAGCGACCGGCATATCAACAAAAAGGGACCGCCCATGCAGCTAAATCCAGCGCTGACATGAACGGTCCCTTTTAACGGATATGGAATTTTTTTGAAGTCCCCGCAAAGTATTTGGAATAAGCATCGGAGCATAGATTCCACTCAGTACTTTTGCTCCGCAAAAGGGCCCCTCTTTGAGAGTCGCCCTTACTTCTTTCCGATACTCTTTGCGGGGGTGTTTAATGATTATTTTTCCTCAATCTTGACGCTGTCGATCGTTACTTTCTCGCTTGGCTTGCTTACCTCGTTGTTGGCGGCGGGATTCACTTCTACAGGCGTTGCCGCGATTTGTTTGACGATGTCCATGCCCTCGGTGACTTTGCCGAAGATGGTGTAGTTTGGATTCTGGTTCAGCGAAGTGCTGTCTTCTCCGGTGCAGATGAAGAACTGGCTGCCGTTAGTATTCGGGCCGGCATTGGCCATCGCTACGATTCCGGGTTCGTATTTGTAGCTTGTTTTTTCATCCTCGAAGGAGTAGCCCGGGCCGCCCGCGCCGGTTCCCGTCGGGTCACCGGTTTGAACCATAAACGATTCGATGATGCGATGGAATGTTACCCCGTTATAGAAACCTTCCTTGGACAGGAAAACGAAGTTGTTTACGGTTTTTGGGGCATCCTTGGCAAACAGCTCGATCTTAAACGTACCTTTGGAAGTTTTAACTTCGGCTTCATAGGTTTTCCCTGTGTCGATTTTCATTTCCGGCGGGCTTGTCCAGCTTTTCGCCGCTTGAGATCCTTGATCGGATTTACTTCCCTGCGTCTCTTTAGAGCCTTGATTTTGATCGTTTTGCGTCTCTTGCGATTGTTTTGGCTGATCCGCCGATTTTTCCGTCTTTTTGCCGCAGCCGCCGAGTACAAGCGCAGCTACGATCATGATCATGAATGGAAGATATGCTTTTTTGAATTTCATCTAACTCATGTTCACTCCTTTTAGCATTCTGTTTCTGTTATCCGGAATTCCCCGGCAACCGCTTTTCTAATCATATCGATTTTTCAGCGCAAAATCTAGCGTATGTCTTGGAAGGCTTTTGCTCATAGCTTGAACAGGGGTTCTTGAATTGTTTGAAACTTCTTTCCGAAAGGCGCGTTAATGAAGGTATTGAAAGTAAAAATTGGCATGGAGGGATGTCGAATGTTCGAAGCGGAAAATGCCCGACTGGCTGAATTGAAAGAGAATATGCGCAACAAGACCAAATGGGAGAAGCGGCTTCAGGAGCTGCAGAGGGAACTGAAAGAACATGAGCGGGAAGCGGATGGATGGAAGATGCGGCTGGCGGATGAGGAGAAAGATGTAGAACGGTTGATGGGAGCATCTTTGACCGGACTATTCTTCAGCTTGATCGGCAAAAAGGAGGAGAAGCTGGAACGTGAGCAGCTGGAGGTGTTGGAAGTCAAGGCTAAGTACGATGCGGCTGCACGGGCTGTGGGGGACATCAAACAGCAGTGCAAGGAGCTGGAGGATTTGCTCCGGGACGTGCGTTATTCCGATATCGAATTTGAACGTATTTTACAGGAAAAAGAAAAATGGATGCTGCAGCAAAACGGGGAGTTAGCGGAGCTTGCGGAACAGCAGGCGGATTTGTCCATTTATCTTAAAGAAATGAAGGAAGCGGTGCAGGCAGGCCGATCCGTGCTGCATGATCTGGAGCAGGCCAGAGATTACCTGCAATCTGCACGCAATTGGGGAACTTATGACATGCTTGGCGGCGGGATGATCTCCACGCATATCAAACATAACAAGATTGACGAAGCGATGGATTATATCCATGCAGCCCAGACCAGCCTGCGCCGGTTCGGCAAAGAGCTGCAGGATGTGCAGATGAATCTATCCATCGAAATGGACATCG
Encoded proteins:
- a CDS encoding ZIP family metal transporter, with amino-acid sequence MNTVLLGSLATSICTALGALPALLFSNVTHRGRDILLAFTAGIMVAASTYGLIPSALKLSNLWILTIGTLLGTAVLTLMEQLIPHQDLEHNSHGADNSRTSSLMFLSAMALHNLPEGLSVGVSYGSTNQELGTIVALSIGLQNIPEGFLTALFLITHGLRRRTALLLATFTGVLELAACWVGLQFTESFHSIIPYGLAFAAGAMLFVVYKELIPESHGDGNERASTFSFILGLLTMIALTHLLR
- a CDS encoding peptidylprolyl isomerase, which gives rise to MKFKKAYLPFMIMIVAALVLGGCGKKTEKSADQPKQSQETQNDQNQGSKETQGSKSDQGSQAAKSWTSPPEMKIDTGKTYEAEVKTSKGTFKIELFAKDAPKTVNNFVFLSKEGFYNGVTFHRIIESFMVQTGDPTGTGAGGPGYSFEDEKTSYKYEPGIVAMANAGPNTNGSQFFICTGEDSTSLNQNPNYTIFGKVTEGMDIVKQIAATPVEVNPAANNEVSKPSEKVTIDSVKIEEK